A genome region from Sander vitreus isolate 19-12246 chromosome 21, sanVit1, whole genome shotgun sequence includes the following:
- the synpo2lb gene encoding synaptopodin 2-like protein, with protein MVAEEIVVSLSGGSPWGFRLQGGAEQQKPLQVAKVRRRSKACKAGLKEHDELVAIGDHMCAELSHAQAMGLIDTPSATLNLRVKRAPSDFHSSSASPRSFMRVLSPPVGPLPSHRSSILSPTGIPRGITSPPDSEAYYGETDSDADTQSLTHRRQRRTPPHARSPARYDKQEEEETSEMSGYESATDAVVSMQGQWDGQCLPGVPRRELIFQPLQTEWTTPAHTPHTPTPHTLTPTPDQGLMEAEGEGDSGFQEAGGCIGLACPPLVSPERAKEALMSGSGKHLVPMVGPQQTPVSSELSTTYMDKARQAKLHRGESVVEKQVKEARTKCRSIASLLTDAPNPNSKGVLMFKKRRQRAKKYTLTCFGKAEEARGGETEGDTGGETEEEGGSSILSGSEVDEEGFSASFDPTWDTGYLDVLDRKSSACPSTTPSTPTTPTTKHSSGLDISAYHTPGLVSSVNQSPGLEVSGLESSAYQGSRLESSVTKQLISNHTAHMSPAAVALTNGGLVAVSRASVVLSSPSQTSLPSQNGQHGNPNSSPYPNLSPSPITDLDHQLNPGVLNRTARPFTPGPASSRASVTSVMFRPPQPKPTPTAMTMATKPVAAVSMVTIQPTHHPSGPDARRAVSSTSLYIPPRNNNSNNTPPSANSPPSALSPPSSMSSAPFSKPAANPLTFSPQPAVYASTSIPFSPSAAQSTLFCPSPAQPFSAPALQPFPCPPAPTYPPPSTCIPASPISPPHPPDPTQASFHAQPTPPPCPPPTQPSPSPAAHPYINMTGAVTPGPYAAMATASPPQPPGADSLGTREERISVPAARTGILHDARRRGNKKPMFCAVQNKDVNPNPDLLSMVQNMDDHFVRTPGAETGATPSGETGHESGPEEDWLRLGAEACNFMQAQRRSRPPPVAPKPQTPQVPQLAGKGGELFARRQNRMDRYIVERSPSVAAAPYSSAQTRESSPTPSLPSTWKYSSSIRAPPPISYNPLLSPSCPLKAQKKPEITKSGPAGSKGQKAGLKAVDIMSHQPYQLNSSLFSYGGGVPMDTSTYQQQKGLTSPQKTARVYEVKRFSTPPPTSTGPALKVIAPRSATTLGEPLWRSDVTSLPPTVGPAPYQPYQPQTQPYQPQWATSPLSPPPPPAPTAPLPQLPTFSAAPAPNPLQSPTFSHLQPSNSAQTNRQFKSAPDLSPVGPAGASRPASSSTQPNRVPRPRFSTSNLGLQPCVWRPGSTMH; from the exons ATGGTAGCTGAGGAGATTGTTGTCTCCCTCTCAGGGGGTTCCCCGTGGGGCTTCAGACTGCAGGGAGGAGCAGAGCAGCAAAAACCTCTACAGGTGGCCAAG GTACGCAGGCGCAGCAAAGCATGCAAGGCTGGACTGAAGGAGCATGACGAGCTGGTTGCCATTGGCGACCATATGTGTGCAGAGCTCAGTCATGCTCAGGCCATGGGGCTCATAGATACACCGAGCGCTACACTCAACCTGAGGGTTAAAAG GGCCCCTTCTGATTTCCACTCCTCATCTGCATCGCCCCGCTCCTTTATGAGGGTCCTGTCTCCCCCCGTGGGCCCCTTGCCCTCTCACcgttcctccatcctctccccCACTGGGATACCCAGGGGCATCACTTCCCCTCCAGACAGCGAGGCTTActacggagagacagacagtgacgcAGACACGCAGTCACTCACGCACCGTCGGCAGCGCCGCACACCTCCTCACGCACGCTCACCTGCGCGCTATGACAagcaagaagaggaggagacctCAGAGATGAGCGG GTATGAGAGCGCCACAGATGCAGTGGTTTCCATGCAGGGGCAGTGGGACGGTCAGTGTCTTCCTGGTGTCCCTCGCAGAGAGCTCATCTTCCAGCCACTCCAGACTGAGTGGACCACTCCagcacacaccccacacactcCGAcccctcacacactcacaccgaCCCCTGATCAGGGCTTGATGGAGGCGGAGGGAGAAGGGGACAGTGGCTTCCAAGAGGCGGGGGGCTGCATCGGGCTGGCCTGCCCACCGCTCGTGTCTCCTGAACGGGCGAAAGAGGCTCTGATGTCAGGCTCTGGTAAACATCTGGTGCCCATGGTGGGACCACAGCAGACCCCAGTCAGCAGTGAGCTCTCCACCACCTACATGGACAAAGCACGACAAGCTA AGTTGCATCGTGGGGAGAGTGTGGTGGAGAAACAGGTGAAAGAAGCTCGTACTAAATGCCGATCCATTGCCTCCTTGCTGACTGATGCTCCCAACCCGAACTCGAAAGGGGTGCTTATGTTCAAGAAACGCCGGCAGAGGGCCAAGAAGTACACGCTGACCTGCTTTGGCAAAGCTGAGGAAGCTAGAGGAGGcgagacagaaggagacacaGGAGGGGAgacagaagaggaaggaggaagcTCCATCCTGAGTGGCTCAGAAGTTGATGAAGAGGGATTCTCAGCATCTTTTGACCCTACGTGGGATACCGGGTATCTAGACGTGCTGGACAGGAAAAGCTCTGCCTGCCCGTCAACCACACCAAGTACTCCAACAACGCCAACAACCAAGCACAGCTCGGGGCTGGACATCTCAGCCTATCATACTCCAGGACTTGTGAGCTCTGTCAATCAAAGCCCAGGGTTGGAGGTCTCAGGGTTGGAGAGCTCAGCCTATCAGGGCTCAAGGCTGGAGAGCAGCGTTACGAAGCAGCTAATCAGTAACCACACTGCGCACATGTCTCCTGCAGCTGTGGCTCTGACCAATGGGGGGTTGGTAGCTGTAAGTCGGGCTAGTGTTGTTCTGAGCTCGCCCTCTCAGACATCCCTTCCAAGTCAAAATGGGCAACATGGCAACCCTAATTCTAGTCCTTACCCTAATCTTAGTCCTAGCCCAATCACAGACTTAGATCATCAATTGAATCCAGGTGTTCTAAACCGCACTGCACGCCCCTTCACCCCAGGCCCTGCCTCTTCTCGTGCATCTGTAACGTCTGTGATGTTTCGCCCTCCCCAACCCAAACCCACACCCACAGCCATGACCATGGCGACCAAACCTGTGGCGGCTGTCTCCATGGTGACCATCCAACCTACTCACCATCCATCAGGGCCAGATGCAAGGAGAGCGGTGTCTAGCACCTCTCTGTACATCCCTCCAAGAaataacaacagcaacaacactcCCCCCTCTGCTAACTCTCCCCCCTCAGCTCTCTCGCCTCCCTCCTCTATGTCTTCTGCACCTTTCTCCAAGCCGGCCGCAAATCCACTCACATTTTCCCCTCAGCCCGCAGTGTATGCTTCCACCTCCATCCCGTTCTCTCCTTCCGCAGCTCAAAGTACCCTGTTCTGTCCATCACCTGCTCAACCCTTCTCTGCTCCAGCTCTACAGCCATTTCCTTGTCCTCCTGCTCCTACTTATCCACCTCCCTCCACCTGCATTCCTGCTTCTCCCATCTCCCCACCACATCCCCCTGATCCGACTCAGGCCTCCTTCCATGCCCAGCCCACCCCTCCTCCTTGTCCTCCTCCCACCCAACCTTCTCCATCTCCAGCTGCCCACCCCTACATCAACATGACAGGTGCAGTGACTCCTGGCCCCTATGCTGCCATGGCAACTGCCTCACCACCCCAGCCTCCGGGTGCCGATTCGTTGGGGACACGAGAGGAGCGCATCTCGGTCCCTGCCGCTCGCACAGGCATCCTGCACGATGCCCGTCGCCGTGGTAACAAGAAGCCAATGTTCTGTGCAGTCCAGAACAAAGATGTTAATCCAAACCCGGACCTGCTGTCGATGGTCCAGAACATGGATGACCACTTTGTGAGAACCCCAGGTGCTGAAACAGGAGCTACACCCAGTGGTGAGACCGGACATGAATCGGGGCCTGAGGAGGACTGGCTGAGACTGGGGGCAGAGGCCTGCAACTTCATGCAAGCTCAGCGGAGATCCAGGCCACCTCCTGTAGCTCCCAAACCCCAAACCCCTCAGGTGCCACAGCTGGCGGGGAAGGGAGGTGAGCTGTTTGCCCGGAGGCAGAACAGGATGGATCGGTACATTGTGGAGCGATCCCCCTCTGTTGCTGCAGCACCTTACTCTTCTGCCCAGACAAGGGAGTCCTCACCTACGCCTTCTCTCCCTTCTACTTGGAAGTACTCGTCCAGCATCCGTGCTCCTCCTCCCATCAGCTACAACCCCCTTCTCTCCCCCTCCTGCCCTCTGAAGGCCCAAAAGAAGCCTGAGATCACAAAGTCTGGACCAGCTGGATCTAAAGGGCAGAAAGCAGGCCTCAAGGCTGTGGACATTATGAGCCACCAGCCCTACCAGCTCAACTCTTCTTTGTTCAGCTATGGGGGTGGGGTTCCCATGGACACCTCCACCTATCAGCAGCAGAAAGGATTGACAAGTCCTCAGAAGACAGCACGAGTATATGAGGTAAAGCGCTTCTCCACGCCCCCGCCGACATCCACAGGGCCCGCTCTCAAAGTTATTGCACCTCGATCAGCTACGACACTCGGAGAACCCCTGTGGCGCTCTGATGTCACATCTCTTCCACCTACAGTTGGCCCCGCCCCCTACCAACCCTATCAGCCTCAAACCCAACCCTACCAACCTCAGTGGGCCACCTCCCCTCTATCTCCCCCACCTCCCCCTGCCCCTACGGCTCCACTTCCTCAGCTCCCCACCTTCTCCGCTGCTCCGGCTCCAAATCCACTCCAGTCTCCTACTTTCTCCCACCTTCAGCCCTCCAACAGTGCACAGACCAACAGGCAGTTTAAGAGTGCCCCAGATCTGAGTCCAGTGGGCCCCGCTGGTGCCTCTCGGCCTGCATCCAGCAGCACGCAACCTAACAGGGTCCCCAGGCCCAGGTTCAGCACTTCCAACCTGGGTCTTCAGCCTTGCGTCTGGCGCCCTGGATCCACTATGCACTGA
- the myoz1b gene encoding myozenin-1b, with protein MPINTPAPSHKRKKATKIITDLSNVSQNDDESDPEASELDLGTKIKTPKDTMLEELSLNTNKGSKLFRKRQQRVEKFIVTNENKQNLENLLLFLPPVPPKPEIPKEEVVEVKVDEEAEKEKRRKGYVRTYVSPWERAMHGNQELTATMKSSMPGPIQMHLELPLYKSFNRTALPFGGFGKVPKMLTFELPELNNATEESETMANQHADIRSRPSFNRTPIGWVCSEDNSNIHMELDNIPFDGETDDL; from the exons ATGCCTATCAATACTCCTGCCCCTTCTCACAAGAGGAAGAAGGCCACTAAGATCATCACTGACCTGTCCAACGTTAGCCAGAAtg ACGATGAGTCAGATCCCGAGGCCTCTGAGCTCGACCTAGGCACCAAGATCAAGACACCCAAGGACACCATGCTGGAGGAGCTCTCCTTAAACACGAACAAGGGCTCCAAGCTGTTCAGGAAGAGGCAGCAGAGAGTTGAAAAGTTCATTGTGACCAACGAGAACAAG CAGAACCTCGAGAACCTGCTGCTGTTCCTTCCCCCAGTTCCCCCAAAGCCTGAGATACCAAAGGAAGAAG TGGTGGAGGTGAAGGTAGATGAGGAGGcggagaaggagaagaggaggaaggggtATGTTCGTACCTACGTATCGCCATGGGAACGGGCCATGCATGGCAACCAGGAGCTGACAGCTACCATGAAGTCCTCCATGCCGGGACCCATCCAGATGCACCTAGAACTGCCTCTGTACAAGAGCTTCAACAg GACGGCGCTGCCATTCGGCGGCTTTGGTAAGGTGCCTAAGATGTTAACCTTTGAGCTCCCAGAGCTCAACAATGCCACCGAGGAGTCGGAGACTATGGCCAACCAGCACGCCGACATCCGCTCACGCCCCTCATTCAATCGCACGCCCATCGGCTGGGTCTGCAGTGAGGACAACTCAAACATCCACATGGAACTGGACAACATCCCCTTTGACGGAGAAACAGATGACCTGTGA